The following is a genomic window from Miscanthus floridulus cultivar M001 chromosome 14, ASM1932011v1, whole genome shotgun sequence.
atccttatgaaatattatgtgttattatatttaattggatttagtaattctatatgtgttatcacatgtacttatgttatgtaccatagtaattctatctatgtgttatcttgaagatataaatggctgctccggatgataacttgagtgatgacataatggcggatattatcaacgcgcggtaccaatgtggatgtagatgacacgagtcagtactttgctgattatgaggatatcctgaatatgccggtggttgaagatcaacaaattgtcgcgcaagaaaatactggcgaggtatatattcgattatctatcatctcttatagatgcatgcgtacgtatatttgttgttaatcgttgtgtttctactcatgtagccggtctttggatctacatcaaccaccgacaaaagtaggaaagtccgagggccaaaaaagccattagagggccatttcataatatcagaattcgacaccgacaccggcaaaccattgggaccacatgctcagacatatgtcaatcaatgtgggttcattgtaagggataggatcccagttagtgctcgtgaatggaagcagaagatatccgctcctaatgttagttttgtatctgattgtgacaagaacctagcttggagagatattaCTCAGCATTTcatattacaagcagatgatgctttgaaggagctagtgagggattggacaatgaagaagatggcaacattgttccagagttggaagaagacattgtataaaaagtttatcttgaagaatgctacgccgaatttcaatgctaaggcgtttgtcaagttggagtcccattgggatgccttcgtagaatacaagacatctcaagacagtgaggaacatgtgatgaggaatcgacagaatgcccgacagaagcaataccattatcgcatgggatcaggtggttataggagtgctattcccaagtggcagaacctagaagcagagattactgccaagggaatcatacctgaaacaatagagaagaactggcctcaacgcgcgaagaattggttctacgctcatgggggaagcctagacccagacactggtaagctaattttcggccaaaaaattgagagagcaacacagagactagctcgtgctagggaagaagctgatagtggtgttttcaagcccaacagagagaatgatgaattgacatatgccctagagaatcccgaacacggtggtcgaacaagaggctataggGCGGTttcgtggctacacgcattcccagcagacaaggatacctacaaaagccaccagagaaagaaggatgaggatgcagaatgaattcgtgcattggagcaatttgttgatgagtcacgacaagcattgcttgaatcacgtgaacgagaaaaatctcttgaggcaagaatgcaggaggagatcaagaggcaagtgcagctagcaatgagtcaaatgcaatcacaatcaatgccgggagtcaccattagccccgttggtcagatgaaaaacagttgtgcttctacggagctgccagttattcaagacgacgctgggttgcgcttccctgttgatgacattaccgagcctctaacaacatgtgagctgcacattctagatggtaataatgcatcaatcatggtggctgtcggggttgtatctccaatagaccgaacggaGACACCAaaaatccatgggtcagttattcaacctggatatgctagcatctcggtcgatagagtgctcaaaggttacagcaatgtttctcttgacattgaaggcggtgatggggagaagacactaggagaagtagagaagacatttattcaatggcgcaaacgcttcatcatcattcctggggcgccaccgcttcccctacctcaccctaggtacgaatgaaagtgaatgaaatattattttccattaattttctattggcttcaaaaataattgacacacaacttgtttttgtagcagggtcaccccccagcctagcctaatcattcattccccatctcatcacagcatcgcggggggcgagacgacttcatccccacggcgatcgccaactcttacaccggccccatcgcctccacaacgatctccaactcctacaccggccccaccacctccacaacgatctccaacgcctccacgccggtctccaccaacaccggcctcatcgcctccacgccggtctccaacaccgcctccACCCCCTCCAcaacgacgcactacaaagacgtctaaggtcctggcggcaaagaagaccccgagaaaaagagttatttctcaagaaatacttcctgaaaagactgatgagcaaatagcagctgaagaagacaaaaaagtgaaagatttttttatagatatcaaaaacaagagtcaagcgaagcttaaggagaagccgtacttttacataccacgagatgtgctgagacagaaggtcgatgctcacaagaaaaagatgattaaacttcgtaagccttcgccactatcagactatgactgctccctcgtgaagtcacatgatgcagataagaaaaggaaaagagcatcagggaagaatgtcccacagctcggataacagaagcaaccaatgcaaaatcttgttgttgctaataaatatggttccaacatagaagtctatcgaccagacaactctagagaagtgtcggttcaagcccttaatgctttttttaaagatactggtttaaccttggatcaattgacgggcaaagctcaaATCCAGAACCTGAAAGTTGATACCtgaaagacttataaatatggtaaaagtctgtacaaccctgcggctctgaatgaattgggtacgcaaatgtacttgctcaacaagtggtacatgcaggcatgtggtaggggtgagcagtggatctttgtcagatttagagaccatcattacttccgtggcgatgacatcgtacatattagtttcgaagaattgcatcaactattccacttggacgctctggacaaatcaatcattagctccttttgtttgtaagtgattcttacttttatttaataaactcacttccatgcgtacgtgtatataattatcctcacatgtaacttatatttatatacagattccagatgtcagagctccaaagaatacaagacaccagtgttggcttcattgatccttatatcgtattcaaaaccgatattattggcaaggaccactgggtatctgaagcacagacgaatatcatgaagttcttcgtgaagcagcacgacaagacaacaatacttttctcgtacaactttgagtaagtgttaataataatgtagtctacacattttatgtaatatcaatacaacttatatgcatgtacgtgtgtgtataaactaaTGCAGGTtttactggatactcattgtcattgagttaaactcaagtcagttagtaatcttggactcattgagaaaagagcgagcacaataccaagatatgatagacattatccaggggtaatttcgatctctcacgCACAACTactattgaatagactttgtcataatttattaacgatcgtacattattggtcgcacaaggtttggaaagagtttattcggcaatacCGCAAGGATtgtaaggcaccacttaatgtagttgaaatatcagtaagtagtactatatatacttccccacgtgtttaattactatatcgtacttcaatttacgtgtgagatgatgagaataatcttcttctcgtacagtggtgtttgcggcaggaaccaggtaataacttatgtggatactacgtttgtgaatttatcactacatacataagaactcctgaagatgtcctcagagtacgtatatatcaattttttatttatttttaaatgaatatatatatatatatatattaatactttttcttttatttcaaatacaagactgaatggttgaaacgaagggtcatgcaaaaagaccatctgaaagcagttcaagagtcaatagcaggatatcttctagaaaaagtgctaaatcccaacggcgagttctactttgatctaaggaactaatgatgtaaattaaatgtttattggtatcgttattttcgagaacaagattatgaaagtgttgtatatatacatatatatctataatatatataatttcatactttattcgaatataataatgctcgagatgagaattagatgtaattatatgcgtgcgtgtatttatattagcagcgtagaatacgtacataaaaacatattatatattaaacaaatatgtgtaactgaactgaaaacaaattaaacaaaaaaaagaaaaagaaaaggaacctttagtcccggttggggttaccaaccgggactaaagggtgcgttAGGTTTGCTCGGCTagagggcctttagtcctggttggtaacaccaaccgggactaaaggtccctctttagtcctggctcgatgacccgggactgaaggttccacctttagtcccgggatcgttgtcccggcgcggtaaccggaaCTAAAGGCAGTTACCGCCCGGAAcgacaagtccattctgtagtagtgaagaGTGGACGGCAGGTACTGAACCTTCATCTATTGTTGGACGGTGCACTTTACTTATATAGATGAATCATAGTTtccttttgatttttgtttgtgctGAATGATATGGTTGCTTCCTCACAAGTGGCTGTTGTTTGCTTGAGAGATTGAATAATTAATGTGTTAAATTAATAATAAGGAAAAGGTATGCATGCTGAGAGCTCTAATTGTTAGGGGGTGTTTCAATATATCTGTTGAATTAGGAGATGTTGTTTGCATTTGTGTCCAACCAAACGCCAACCAAAGAAATCTTTTTAGCGGTGTAAATTGATTACAGACCAAAAGATCGAAACCAAACAGCATCAATATTTCTTCGGCATCGGGCATGCATGTAGTTTTTGCTTTTCATAAATCCAGGATTCTTTGTTGGCATATCACCTCAACTACATTTGCTAAGATATAACattttgctaaattttgcatCCGTAAACCAATTTATCCGTTACCTCTCTTCACGCTCTAGCAAAAATTTGCTATCATATTATTGTGATCTTTCTTGCAGGTAACGTGAACAAGCACTGGAGGTTTTCTTTTCACAAAGTTTGCCTTCAGCTAagcacttgttaattgttatacAGTGAAGAATTCTCTATTATGCAACAGACTTGATATTTGTAATTACCAAAATTAGACATGTGATTCACTTGCAACCAACAAAGGAGTTTCAAATGTGTAAcattaaataaaaagaaaaagctcTTGTTAAGGAAGAGAATGATTAATGATAAATGTTTGTTTCATAAATTTGGTCTGCTAGAGAGGTGACAGAAGAATCGACcgtgcaaagaaaaaaaaaactctagcaAGTGAAATATGAAGTAATTATAACCTTGTAATGAATGTTGCAATTAAGTTGACCTTGTGCACATACTCAGCTTCGATGTAATTGGTTTTTTTGTTCTTATTTTGATAATTTGAATTGTTAGGAAAAAACTAAGAATTGAGAGTTTCTTGATATTGCtctattataaaaaatattttaataGACACGTGCGCATCGTACATGCATGTTCACTAGTTTGAATAAAAATCGCTATATATACATTTCTAGCTTCCAACAACTTCTCTATATCTTAAGGCACTAAAGAGGTAGCCTCTTCTCCGTCTTTGGCTACGAAGATATCCAAAATAAAGATGAAAAATATTTGAAGATATAATTAAAAATACTATTAAAACTATTAAAGGATTTTTTACCAAAATCTATATTTTTGTTAATAAGGAAGATATATAAAGAGACACATTGAATTCGTCTAATAAATAAATTTACAAATGGCAAAATCGTTCCCGTAGCCGGTAGCCGTGAGCGCCGCCAGTTCCCTCCCCAACAGCGAACCCGCGAGCGCCGCCCCCGCCCTCCCTAACCCAGCTGTGAGCGTCGCCCCCGCCCTCCCTAACACAGCTGTGAGCGTCGCCGTCGTCCTCCCCAGCGGCCTAGCCACTAGCGGCAGCACGTCCCTCCCCATTCTCCAACCGcgagcgtcgtcgtcgtcctcggttcTCCCCAGTCACAAGCAGCGCCACCGCGCTCCCCAATCCCCAGCCGCGAGCGGCGCCACCGCCCTGGCGCCCTCCCTAGTCCCCAGCCGCGAGCGCCACCGATGCCGATTGGCTTCATCCACGGCAGGGGCTGTGGATCCAGTGTCGTTGAGCTCTAAGGGTGACAAGGTATGGTGAGAACCGAGATCTTCATCTCTTAGTACTCCCTAGAATCTAGTCCTAGCCTTCTCCCTCAGTCCCTCACCATGTTTCTTCGATTCCATGGATGCGCAAAATGTGCTTGAAATTGGACTAGCGTAGTTGACTGTATATTCTTGTTGTTCGCTTCGCGGGGACGGGGGACCCGTCGGATATAAAATCCCCGTGCGGGAACGGGGATGGGGAGAAGACGTTCCCCGTAGCGGGGACGAGGACGGGGATTGCCCCCGCGGGGACGGCAAACCCCGGCGTGGAATTCCCGTTGCCATCACATGGCTGTCACCGTATTGCCTTCGACCTTTTTACACCgattaggattaggattaggattaggattaggattaggattaggattacCTTCGACCTTTTACTCCGATTAGGATTAGGCCTCGCCAACGGAGCGGATCGCGCAGTCTCGCCTAATATATAAAGCAAACCCGGTGAACGCTGAGATCGAACAGTTTGAGGAAAACCTTGAAGCAGCACAAGGTACCCTAGCCGTAGTTGGTAGGCGCGCCTCCACGATAATGGCGAACCAAGATCATCATGGGCTGGATTCGTAAGTCTCTGCCTTTCCCTGATAGTTGCATGGAAGTCGTCCTTAGTCTCTTCTTCGATTTTCTCATGCACGCCACTGCCTGGTGCATAGTTCTTAAGGCTGCCTGGTGCATAGTTCTTAAGGCGTAAAGGCGAGGCATGACAATGTGCCACCGCCCAGACGCCTAGGCGCCCGCCTTAGACGCCTAGGCGCCCGCCTTAGACGCCAGGCGAGCATTTTGCAAGGCGCTTGGGggtcgcctggacgcctaggcgacgcctaggcgacgccttaagAACTATGGCCTGGTGCCCGCCAAAGTAATAAAATCCTTTCTATTTCACGATGGAATCAACGTGTTTATGCCTGGTTCTTCGGACCCAAATAATCTCTACGGTTTAGTTTCATCCTCAGACTTCAATGCTACATAAGTAGTAGAGAGCGAACACAACACATATCCAAATAAACAGTCTCTATATCTTCGTTTGAGTTCCCCATGTGAATTTTCGGAGAGAAGAAAACTAGATTTGATTTTCTGCGAATAGTTTGGTATTTAGTATTTATTGTTCTGTCACTGAGAGTTCGCCGCCGTGGGGTGCTCATTGTTCGGTCAGTGAAACTTTGGTGTACATGCTGTTTCAGCCCCTCAGTATTAGGTGCATGATCAAGTTttttacatgggcttgtctttTGCTGACAGATGATTTGATTTGTTTACTTTTCaccaaaattaaaataaaaaaagatGCATGAGAAATGTTTGTTTTAATGAGTGATTTAACTAATTTTCTACAATGCCCTCTATTTAGCCACTTAGGAAAATTCCATCAACAATATCTTGGCTAACTATACTACAGCTAATATATGTGCGCTGGGTTTTAGATGTTTTCCTTCATCACTCAAATTGATTTTTGAGGAATTATTCTATAATACATTCCCCAATTCATAATATAATATCCATTTATTTTCTTATATAAAATATGGGGTTTATTATTCTTCAATGCGTTTAAGAATCGCTTGGCAtggcaaaacaaaaaaaatgaagaGACAAGGGGAAAAAACGGCATTAATAAATTACATGGATTCTTTATAACTCTGTAACAAGATTAGAAAACTTATGCCCGATATTTTGTTTGCTTTGCTGAAGTtactatatatatagaactacagGTTATTAATTCATCATCTTGTTTTAGTGCAATTGAAATAATCTATTCGGGCACTCTGTCCTGTTTCAGCACAAAGGAGAGTCTTCATGGCCAGAGCTGTGCTGAATCCACACTGTCAGTGCAGGAGCTCCAAGATTCTTTGACCGGGAAGCCACAGCAGTGCCATCCTTCTGAAGTTGCAGCCCCACATACCGCTCCAACTCCAAGGGGAAGATATGCAAGGTAAGGCTGATGATAGCCGCTTTTTTAGTGTGTTGAACTTTGATCGATATCTTTCCATTTCTGAATAAAGTATCAAGCATCTGGTGGATCATGCTTCACAGTTCACATACAAGAGCGCAAATGAGCAACTTCATCATTCTCCCTCGTGAACTTTTGATCATTTATGTACTGATATATAAGGGAATTGATGAACTTGTGATCATTATGTTTTGATACATGGGAATTGATACTCGTTCTTTTTACAACATATAGGAGTAAAGTGGGTTGGGCTTCCAAGGAAGGGAGCACTCATGAAGGTTACAACTGGGAGGAACACTCTTGGCAGTTTGAGTCCCCTTTCCCACAAGGGATGAGCGCAAGCAGTATAATGGATGCATATGAAGATGCATTTCCAGCTC
Proteins encoded in this region:
- the LOC136503927 gene encoding uncharacterized protein produces the protein MASLLRSRGNVNKHWRFSFHKPVAVSAASSLPNSEPASAAPALPNPAVSVAPALPNTAVSVAVVLPSGLATSGSTSLPILQPRASSSSSVLPSHKQRHRAPQSPAASGATALAPSLVPSRERHRCRLASSTAGAVDPVSLSSKGDKVCTKESLHGQSCAESTLSVQELQDSLTGKPQQCHPSEVAAPHTAPTPRGRYARSKVGWASKEGSTHEGYNWEEHSWQFESPFPQGMSASSIMDAYEDAFPAPAIVRSPKKKSPEERKAIKEKKIVQSERASVHHVETALSKYNRANNTAFELDEITVKCLFFEFGGPCYHYNFTAKPEKHHSAT